The following are encoded together in the Paludisphaera mucosa genome:
- the hemW gene encoding radical SAM family heme chaperone HemW — protein sequence MQDLSARDAPPWLRPRAAYVHVPFCAHKCGYCDFASLAGADHLADRYLDALERETAAKLGEPHEVDTIFIGGGTPTRLDVAGLERLVATVRRWLPLAPGGEWTVEANPGTLDADKADVLARAGVDRISLGAQSFQPKLLTALERNHRPEEVGRAVEIVRDRFPRWSLDLIFGVPGSTLDDWRADLEATLALDPSHLSCYGLVYEKGTALWKQLQRGEVAPVVEDVEREMYELVIDRLESAGLHMYEISNYARPGHESRHNLVYWANDAYWGLGLGAAEYVDGVRTVNTRDLQAYLKRIEAGEAATGPKEQLDPEARARETAMLMLRRTQVGVDRDDFRLRTGYDFDAMFGPVLARFVAEGLLEDDGRRVRFTHEGRFLADRVLCEVV from the coding sequence ATGCAGGACCTGTCGGCGCGCGACGCTCCGCCCTGGCTGCGGCCGAGGGCGGCGTACGTCCACGTCCCCTTCTGCGCGCACAAGTGCGGCTACTGCGACTTCGCCTCGCTCGCCGGGGCGGACCACCTCGCCGACCGCTACCTGGACGCCCTGGAACGCGAGACGGCGGCCAAGCTGGGCGAGCCCCACGAAGTCGACACGATCTTCATCGGCGGCGGCACCCCCACGCGCCTGGACGTCGCGGGCCTCGAACGCCTCGTCGCCACGGTCCGGCGCTGGCTGCCGCTGGCTCCCGGGGGCGAATGGACCGTCGAGGCCAATCCGGGCACGCTCGACGCCGACAAGGCCGACGTCCTGGCCCGCGCCGGGGTCGACCGCATCAGCCTGGGGGCCCAGTCCTTCCAGCCCAAGCTGCTGACCGCGCTGGAGCGGAACCACCGGCCCGAGGAGGTCGGCCGGGCGGTCGAGATCGTCCGCGACCGCTTCCCACGCTGGTCGCTCGACCTGATCTTCGGCGTCCCCGGCTCGACGCTCGACGACTGGCGCGCCGACCTGGAGGCGACGCTCGCGCTCGATCCCTCGCACCTGTCGTGCTACGGGCTCGTCTACGAGAAGGGGACGGCCCTCTGGAAGCAGCTCCAGCGCGGCGAGGTCGCGCCGGTGGTCGAGGACGTCGAGCGCGAGATGTACGAGCTGGTGATCGACCGCCTGGAGTCGGCCGGGCTGCACATGTACGAGATCTCGAACTACGCCCGGCCCGGCCACGAGTCGCGGCACAACCTCGTCTACTGGGCGAACGACGCCTACTGGGGCCTCGGCCTGGGCGCGGCCGAGTACGTCGACGGCGTCCGGACGGTCAACACCCGCGACCTGCAGGCCTACCTCAAGCGGATCGAGGCCGGCGAGGCCGCCACCGGCCCCAAGGAGCAGCTCGACCCCGAGGCGCGGGCTCGGGAGACGGCCATGCTCATGCTCCGCCGCACCCAGGTCGGCGTCGACCGCGACGACTTCCGCCTGAGGACGGGCTACGACTTCGACGCCATGTTCGGCCCCGTGCTCGCCCGGTTCGTCGCCGAGGGCCTGCTCGAAGACGACGGCCGACGCGTCCGGTTCACGCACGAGGGCCGCTTCCTCGCCGACCGGGTGCTCTGCGAGGTCGTCTGA
- a CDS encoding NifU family protein: MNSPVPTRASAHDVRKSRLERVRQVVDDHVRPELRAEGGDVEIVGIDEDDIVQIRLLGACQGCVSSVHTTTMLVERAVKAEVPEVRFLEAIP, from the coding sequence ATGAATTCACCCGTCCCGACGCGCGCCTCGGCGCACGACGTCCGCAAATCGCGACTCGAACGCGTCCGCCAGGTCGTCGACGATCACGTCCGCCCCGAGCTCCGGGCCGAGGGCGGGGACGTCGAGATCGTCGGGATCGACGAGGACGACATCGTCCAGATCCGCCTGCTCGGCGCCTGCCAGGGCTGCGTCTCGTCGGTCCACACGACGACCATGCTCGTCGAGCGCGCCGTCAAGGCGGAGGTCCCCGAGGTCCGCTTCCTGGAAGCCATCCCCTGA
- a CDS encoding RNA recognition motif domain-containing protein: MAKRLYVGNLKYTVTSELLQELFEQFGAVSSAQVLSDRETGRSRGFGFVEMPNDDEAQAAIETLDGQDHDGRRLTVNEARPRTPGGGGGGGGGGYRNGGGGGGGYRGGGGYGDDY, from the coding sequence ATGGCGAAGAGGCTTTACGTCGGCAATCTGAAGTACACAGTCACCTCCGAACTGCTCCAGGAGCTGTTCGAACAATTCGGCGCGGTCTCCTCGGCGCAGGTGCTCAGCGATCGCGAGACCGGGCGGAGCCGCGGATTCGGGTTCGTCGAGATGCCCAACGACGACGAGGCGCAGGCCGCGATCGAGACGCTCGACGGCCAGGACCACGATGGTCGCCGCCTCACGGTCAACGAGGCTCGCCCGCGCACGCCCGGAGGCGGCGGCGGTGGGGGCGGCGGCGGTTATCGCAACGGCGGCGGCGGGGGCGGCGGCTACCGCGGCGGCGGCGGATACGGCGACGATTATTGA
- a CDS encoding ParB/RepB/Spo0J family partition protein gives MDIRNVALDDLVLDPNLNLRDRLDDFTVERYAEAWDRLPPITVYEVDERWLLADGFHRHAAAIMLGKRTMPAEIRPGTFNDALDYVSSVNLFHGLPLSRTERRRAVEVKLKLHHDWSDRRTAEELGVSRELVAKIRKQLIDGNQIPNNPGRVGADGKLYTTAGLPKDPNENRPRDNEAGGASAESAERGRRNMSAATAPWDDEAPAKSGPPIAEEVHFAGGVDPRIVAMQAPVEVDAPTIDELLGVMAKQIMDVVGWTQAEGFVDSYRSASPNARGVFHAAVIKIAARADQLRRA, from the coding sequence ATGGACATCCGCAACGTAGCCCTCGACGACCTGGTCCTCGATCCCAACCTGAACCTGCGCGATCGCCTGGACGACTTCACCGTCGAGCGCTACGCCGAGGCCTGGGACCGGCTGCCGCCGATCACCGTCTACGAGGTCGACGAGCGCTGGCTGCTCGCCGACGGCTTCCACCGCCACGCCGCGGCCATCATGCTCGGCAAGCGGACGATGCCGGCCGAGATCCGCCCGGGGACGTTCAACGACGCGCTCGACTACGTCTCCAGCGTGAACCTCTTCCACGGCCTGCCGCTGTCGCGCACCGAGCGCCGCCGGGCCGTCGAGGTGAAGCTGAAGCTCCACCACGACTGGTCGGACCGCCGCACCGCCGAGGAGCTGGGCGTCTCGCGCGAGCTGGTGGCGAAGATCCGCAAGCAGCTGATCGACGGCAACCAGATCCCCAACAACCCGGGCCGAGTCGGCGCCGACGGCAAGCTCTACACCACGGCGGGCCTGCCCAAGGACCCCAACGAGAACCGCCCCCGCGACAACGAGGCGGGCGGGGCCTCGGCCGAGTCCGCCGAGCGCGGCCGCCGCAACATGTCGGCCGCGACGGCCCCCTGGGACGACGAGGCCCCCGCCAAGTCCGGCCCGCCGATCGCCGAGGAAGTCCACTTCGCCGGCGGCGTCGACCCCCGGATCGTCGCCATGCAGGCTCCCGTCGAGGTCGACGCGCCCACGATCGACGAGCTGCTCGGCGTCATGGCCAAGCAGATCATGGACGTCGTGGGCTGGACCCAGGCCGAGGGCTTCGTCGACAGCTACCGCTCCGCGAGCCCGAACGCCCGGGGCGTCTTCCACGCAGCCGTCATCAAGATCGCCGCCCGCGCCGACCAGCTCCGCAGGGCCTGA